GCTTGGCGCCAATGTAGTGCCGCACGATCTGCTGTCCGGCAGGATCCGGCGGACTGGTCAGCACATTGATCCGCCGAAACACCGGGCCTTCGCCAATTCCGCTGGCAAGCAGCCAAGCTGATATATGACCCATCGTCTCTGGCGACAGCCAGGCCAGAGCCCCCTCCCCCAGCTGGTCGGTCTTGGAATGCCCGATCTCGAGGCGGCCGCTGCCGTCGCCAACCTGCCGCAGATCAGCAACCTCGGTTCCGACCAATTCCGAGACCCTGAGACCAGCGTCATAGGCAAGGCTGATCAGCGCCGCATCGCGCAGACCGATGATGTCGGTGCTGCAGGATGCGAGCAGCGCCTTGACCGTCACGCCTTCGGGAGCCCCCTGCCCTTCGGCCATGGCGTCCCCAAGCCGGAGCGGCCCTGCCTGGCGCTGGCGATGCCGCTTGTCGCGGCGGATACCCTTCAAGGTATCACGGACCATCCCGGCCTGGGTGGGCAACGGCTCGGAATCGCCGAACCCGAGCATGCGATGCACCCGGGCAATGCTGGCGATCCGGCGCGCAAGCGTCGCGGGCTTTGCCGGTGTCCGGGTATCAGAACCCTTGGCCAGCCAGCGCAGGTAGTGGACGAGCGTCTCGGGTTCGGCGGGAACCGCGGTGGCGACGGGCCGGCGCGACTTGCACCAGGCGAGGAAGCACTTGAGGTCGGCGGTGATCGCCGCCTTGGTCGCCGGCGCCATCGCCGCGACCGCCGCCTCGAACCCGACCGAACTGGCGCCGCGCGCATCGACCAGCGGCGCGTAACGGCGCAAGACCAGCTCGACCGAAGACGGGAACGGCCCATCAGTTGCGGCGAGCATGGGAGTTTCCGGTGGGTTTCACCGGGTCTTTTTGGACAAAATCGGCCCTTTCGGCAACACCGATTTTACCATAAGTCCCGATTATGGAAAGTCCGTGTTTTTGACAGTCGGAAAGATAGGATACCAAACTGCACTTTAGGTAAACTTTGTATTTGACCCTGATTCCCGGCGCAGGTAGCCAATTCGGAGCCACAGCAACGAAGGTCATTCGCTTGAGCAGCGCGATCGACGCCGGCCCCATCGCCTTTCGTATCGGCCAGATCGACACTCTGGCCAAGTGCCTGCTCGCGTCCCATGCCCTCTATTCCCCGGAAATGCGCGCTTCGCTGGCGCTCCACTGGCTCTCGCGCGCCTGGGAGCAATACCGCCAGGACCGGGCGATCACACTCGGGGCCTCCCTGATCGGCGCCGAATGCGCCGCCCAGCGCAACGCCTTCCTCACCCTGCTCGAACGCGCCCTGTGCCCCCGCGAAAAGCCGCTCACCCAGGCGATCCGCACGGTGCGCAAAATCGCCATCCGGCCGATGGCCAGCGAGGCCGCCGACGCCGAGGCCATCGTCGCCGCGAGTACGGGCGACCTCGATGCGGTGCTGGGTGCATTCGACCAGGCCAAGCTGCCGCAGGCACCGCTTGAACGGCTGCTCACGCTCGTCGACCGGTTCCGCTATTCGAGCGGCGATGAGCGCGATGCCCTGTCGGCAACCGCCCGCACGCCGTGCTGGGCGATCAACCTGGCGGCTGTGGCGCTTGGGTCAGCCTTCCGGTTGAGCGAGACCCCCCTGCCCTTCGTCGGCGTCGTCCACCGCCGGCTGTTCCGCGCCGATCGTGACGCTGGCGAACGGCGCACAGACGGCCGCGAAAGCCTGCTTGCCGCGCTACACGACACCGCCTGCGACGTGGCCCGCATGCCGCGCGCGGCCGACATTTTCGCGCGCGAGTTTCCGAACCAGCGTTCGAACTCGCGGCTCTATCTGGCCTGGATGTTGCTGTTCGGGCTTGGCGGACTGACCCCCGCCCAGCTCGCCCGCGCGCTCCCCGCCACCAAGGCCGGCGCCGCCAAACTGCTGCGGCAACTCGAATCCCAGCACCTGGCCCGCGCGCACGGCCCCTTCGCGCCGTTTGTCTGCGCCATCACGATCCCCATGGCCCTGCCCGACTGGCGGCACGAGACAGCTGCCTAGGCGGCCTGGAGCACCGCCTCCCGACCTTGCCGGGCCCGCAGCGCACCATAGGCGCAAAGCAGGCTCAGCAACTCAGGAGCGATCCAGTGCGAGCGCGGTTTGGTCCTGAAAGCGGCTTGCAGGCGATAGGGCGGTTTCTGATCGGCCAGGCTGCCGCCGCCCGGCGTGGGCCTCTCGGGCAAAGCTTGCGAAATCAGGGTCTCGAAACGCCGAGGGGCCGCACCGCGCCGACCATGCGCCAAGGCCAGCATGGCGATGCGATCCGCTGAGAAATGGAACACATTTGCTGCAATCCGGTCCCGGTAGGCATGGTCGATTGCCCGGTGCCTCTGCCATTCCGACTGCCGGACCAACTGGGCAAGAATCGCGGAATTGCGCCGGATTGTCTTCTGCGATGGCCTCGCCACCGCAAGCGAGCGTTCGGCCAGAACCACCAAGCGCGCCAATTGCGCCAACGATAGCCGACCGCCCGGTTCGCCTGGCACTTTGCCCGGCAGGCCGTGCTCCCGGCACCGCCAGCTCGCCCGCAAGATCCATTCGCGCCGGATGAATTCGGGCTTCCCCGCCCGGCGCGCCTCGTACCAGCACCGTGCACAGGCATAGTGGCGCAATCCGCGCGGCAGCAGGGCGCTTGCCTCGCAAGCCAGAAATGTCGCGGAAATCCGCTCCTTCTCGCATTGCACCGCCCAGGCAAGCCGTTCGACCAGGCCATCGAAGGCCTGGTGCCACGTGGTGTCGAGGCCGCGCCTGCCGCGCCCTAGGTCCTGCCCTGCCAGCGCCGGTTCGATCCCGAGATGGCGGAAAAGCACGCTCCGCGTGACATCGTGCGCACGTCCGACCCGATCGATCCACGAATCAAAGCATTCGTCGGCAAGCGGGCGCACGCGGAATGCGAGCGGTTCCGGCTCGAGCCCGAGTGCAATCACCGCGACGGATGGCTCGGCAGCAGACCCGCCGCCTCGCGGATATCGGCGAACTCCACGCATTCGCGGCCATGGCGGCGGGCCACCTTCTGCCCCCAATGCAGCAACCGCTTGAAATTGCCAGTGACGCCGAGGCTGTGACGCCAGAGAAATTCGGCGATTTCGGGCTCGGCGAGCCGCTCAGGCTCGATCAGTTGCATCCCCTGCCCCAGAACCCGGATCAGCCGCTGCGATGGCTCTCCCGGCGGCCAGGGATTGAGCCGCACGATGATCGAGCGATAGGCCAGTTCGACATCCTCGGCAAAAATGTCCGCCGCGACGTCGAGCCCGGCCACCACCATCGGCACATTGCCCTCGCTCATCAGGAAGCGGAAGGCATCGAGCGTGTCGCGCCGCGCCCTCCCGCCGGCGGTGAGGATCGCATGGACATTGTCGATCCCCACAAGCCGCGTCCTTTGGCGGCGCAACAGCTCGACGACCTTGAGATCGGCGATCCGGTGCGTCTTGCCGGCAATCGGCCAGCCCTGCTTCCACAGCAGCGTCAGGTTGATCTTGAGCGCGGTCGAACCCGAAGGGATCACCGTGCGCAGCATCGGTTCGTAACGCGCCTCGCCCCATTCCTCGGGTTCGGGAAAGTCGAGCGCGATCCGGCGCTGGGTCTCACGCAGGATCGAGGTCTTGCCCATGCCCGACTGGCCGACCAGCAGGACGCAGGGTGGCCGCTCGTCCGGCTCGTCATGCGCCAGCTCGACAAGCGTCTCGACCGCGCGGCGCGCCTCGTCGAAATCGATCCAGAAGGCCGAATGTCCGCTCATTTGCGCCATTTGAGCCAGTCATCCTGTGGCAGATCGGCTGCCGGGAGCCAGCGAACCTCGGCCCTCTCGATCCCGCCTTTCGCTTGGGGCGAGTGCGATACCCCTTCCCGCTCCCGGCGCTTGCGTTCCTGCCGACTGCTGGCCGTGCGCTGCCGGGCCGCGACGACTTCGCGCCGCGCAGCCTCGATATAACGCGCGGTCGCCGCCTGCGCGCCGTCAGCCTGGAACGCTGACCCTTCGCGCCGCAGGCGTTGCCGTTCGGTTTCCGATTCGGGCTCGCTGACGTCGGGATAGTGGCCCACCACTGGTAGGACGACGAACTGTCCGTCGATTTCGGCGTAAACCTCCTGCAACGTGCGCTCGTCGTGATGCACGGTAATCTGCTGGCCAATCCGGGGCGCGAGCACCGGGTGCCAATAGCGGCGATGCAGGATCTGCACACCATAGGCCTGCACGGTTCGCTGCCGCACGGGCAGGAACTGGCGGGTGAGATGCTCGACATCGAGGCAGACCGGGACCAGCGGCAGATGGCCCGAAACCGCCATTTTCCAGGCCTGCGCGGGGCATTGTCCGCGCAATCCCTTGTGCGGCGCGTTGTGATAGATGGCGATCTGCAACAGCAGCCAGCGCTCGAACTCCGCCAGGGTCATCGCCGCCGCCATGCCGGCATCGTAACCATCACGCTGGGTCACATTTCCTCCGGTCGCACCTGGCAGCAGGCGCATCCTGCCGACCATAGTGCCGATCAGCCGCTCGATGTGCCCGCCAAAGTGGGCCGGACCGCGCGGACGGATATCGGGATCGATACCATTGGCCAGGCAAGCACGCCGGAAGCTCTCGGCCCGGTGCGGAGCGGCGTGGTCGGCATGAAGCCGCCGGAATTGCCCATACATCGGGTAGGAAACATCGACGCCCAGTTCCTCAAGCAGCGGTTCCTTGGGCAACAGGGCATTAGCGACCGCCCGGCCGCAGCGGAAGATCGAGGGGTCCCCAAAACTCACATAAAAGCCCAAAATACTGCGGGTCCAGACCTCCACCAGCAATGTGATCCACGGGCGCGCGAGTTCCTCGCGATGCTTGCTATCGACCAGAATCACATCGGCGCGGGTGTGATCCATCTGGACCAGATCGAGCAAACCCTCGCTTCGATACTCGCCAGGATGCGGTTCATGGGCGC
This sequence is a window from Croceicoccus naphthovorans. Protein-coding genes within it:
- a CDS encoding TniQ family protein, with product MRPLADECFDSWIDRVGRAHDVTRSVLFRHLGIEPALAGQDLGRGRRGLDTTWHQAFDGLVERLAWAVQCEKERISATFLACEASALLPRGLRHYACARCWYEARRAGKPEFIRREWILRASWRCREHGLPGKVPGEPGGRLSLAQLARLVVLAERSLAVARPSQKTIRRNSAILAQLVRQSEWQRHRAIDHAYRDRIAANVFHFSADRIAMLALAHGRRGAAPRRFETLISQALPERPTPGGGSLADQKPPYRLQAAFRTKPRSHWIAPELLSLLCAYGALRARQGREAVLQAA
- a CDS encoding TniB family NTP-binding protein produces the protein MSGHSAFWIDFDEARRAVETLVELAHDEPDERPPCVLLVGQSGMGKTSILRETQRRIALDFPEPEEWGEARYEPMLRTVIPSGSTALKINLTLLWKQGWPIAGKTHRIADLKVVELLRRQRTRLVGIDNVHAILTAGGRARRDTLDAFRFLMSEGNVPMVVAGLDVAADIFAEDVELAYRSIIVRLNPWPPGEPSQRLIRVLGQGMQLIEPERLAEPEIAEFLWRHSLGVTGNFKRLLHWGQKVARRHGRECVEFADIREAAGLLPSHPSR
- a CDS encoding tyrosine-type recombinase/integrase, whose protein sequence is MLAATDGPFPSSVELVLRRYAPLVDARGASSVGFEAAVAAMAPATKAAITADLKCFLAWCKSRRPVATAVPAEPETLVHYLRWLAKGSDTRTPAKPATLARRIASIARVHRMLGFGDSEPLPTQAGMVRDTLKGIRRDKRHRQRQAGPLRLGDAMAEGQGAPEGVTVKALLASCSTDIIGLRDAALISLAYDAGLRVSELVGTEVADLRQVGDGSGRLEIGHSKTDQLGEGALAWLSPETMGHISAWLLASGIGEGPVFRRINVLTSPPDPAGQQIVRHYIGAKPLTRQGVVAILRRRVLEAIDLGHVELEPGMEGDTVRALSAHSFRVGLTQDLFAAGEDGAGIALALRWSSQTTALRYARELAVGSNAAARVLGNLRRGSILPKNDCQAIDGDCASG
- a CDS encoding Mu transposase C-terminal domain-containing protein, encoding MIERKPQSAKAISTEALATGAELYPIFRRHVPLEGLMSSQVIAEVSAASGLSARQVRRLAARFRANPVAASLAPTPRGPRIGSHRIAAPVKAAIERLTHEIFLAKPPPTAALAAREIHGLLLAEDGEFRFSPGVVPSERTLIRLIGEISEPQRARSSMGSKQRSAHEPHPGEYRSEGLLDLVQMDHTRADVILVDSKHREELARPWITLLVEVWTRSILGFYVSFGDPSIFRCGRAVANALLPKEPLLEELGVDVSYPMYGQFRRLHADHAAPHRAESFRRACLANGIDPDIRPRGPAHFGGHIERLIGTMVGRMRLLPGATGGNVTQRDGYDAGMAAAMTLAEFERWLLLQIAIYHNAPHKGLRGQCPAQAWKMAVSGHLPLVPVCLDVEHLTRQFLPVRQRTVQAYGVQILHRRYWHPVLAPRIGQQITVHHDERTLQEVYAEIDGQFVVLPVVGHYPDVSEPESETERQRLRREGSAFQADGAQAATARYIEAARREVVAARQRTASSRQERKRREREGVSHSPQAKGGIERAEVRWLPAADLPQDDWLKWRK